The Nitrospira sp. genome contains a region encoding:
- a CDS encoding DUF4142 domain-containing protein encodes MSHPIASIVWGLAVAILSTSWAMAAPDVPPQTTEGFLQTSAAGQQQHIDLGQIAAQKAESEQVKRFGARMVADHQKSRKEVERLASKGGLQLVNDPSDPLTAMKAELEAASGKGFDRAYITLVLREHAKEMKELEKRADQEKNQEVRQWVTDAVPVVKDHLAEAKTLASSLGVPEEHLEE; translated from the coding sequence ATGTCTCATCCTATTGCATCGATCGTATGGGGGCTTGCTGTTGCAATCCTTTCAACCTCCTGGGCCATGGCCGCTCCCGACGTTCCCCCACAAACCACCGAAGGCTTCCTGCAAACATCCGCCGCTGGTCAACAGCAGCACATCGACCTGGGTCAGATCGCCGCGCAGAAAGCCGAGAGTGAGCAGGTCAAACGGTTCGGTGCTCGGATGGTGGCCGACCACCAGAAGTCACGAAAAGAAGTTGAACGCTTGGCCTCGAAGGGAGGACTGCAGCTCGTGAACGACCCGAGCGACCCGCTCACAGCGATGAAAGCGGAGCTCGAGGCAGCATCAGGCAAGGGATTTGATCGCGCGTATATCACCCTGGTATTGCGGGAACATGCTAAGGAAATGAAGGAGCTTGAAAAACGCGCAGACCAGGAGAAGAATCAAGAGGTTCGCCAATGGGTGACCGACGCCGTACCCGTGGTCAAAGACCACCTTGCTGAGGCTAAAACCCTCGCGTCTTCCCTGGGAGTCCCCGAAGAACACCTCGAAGAATAA
- a CDS encoding YtxH domain-containing protein, whose product MHNAMEWSSFIAGALLGAGAVLLFAPRSGTELRAMFCNYANRVKDDLREWDEEIYDMEEAVLGDTRRSAMNLCKEDRRQ is encoded by the coding sequence ATGCACAACGCTATGGAGTGGTCTTCTTTTATAGCTGGAGCATTGCTTGGGGCAGGTGCTGTACTGCTGTTTGCACCTCGATCTGGCACAGAGCTCCGTGCCATGTTTTGCAATTATGCCAATCGCGTGAAGGATGATTTACGGGAGTGGGATGAAGAGATATATGACATGGAAGAAGCGGTCCTCGGGGATACTAGACGGTCGGCGATGAATTTGTGCAAAGAGGACAGGAGGCAGTGA
- a CDS encoding helix-turn-helix transcriptional regulator, producing MSAQDYKELSPRERQIVEAVWDGLRVKEIGGRLHIASRTVEYHKAVILRKWYCRSMLTVCRLGL from the coding sequence ATGAGTGCCCAAGACTACAAAGAGTTGAGCCCTCGCGAGCGCCAGATTGTTGAAGCGGTCTGGGATGGGCTGAGAGTTAAAGAAATTGGGGGCCGTCTGCACATTGCCTCGCGGACGGTGGAGTATCACAAAGCCGTGATCCTGAGAAAGTGGTATTGTAGGAGTATGCTAACGGTCTGTCGGTTGGGCCTCTAG
- a CDS encoding class I SAM-dependent methyltransferase: MNGQRIDFWKNWQRFLETINDKRIVETERSLLKFLKIDDLRGHSFLDIGSGNGLFSLAARNLGAHVHSFDDDPESVACTKALRDRYRPNCPNWSIQEGSVLDKVYVDTLGIFDIVYSWGVLHHTGDMWRAIQNAMSLVGAHGLLYMALYNDQGKRSNLWRMVKRVHCSGTIGKALTSSVFIPYFFGRELLRSILQRKNLFAIYERLRGMSITHDWIDYPFEVAKVDQICEFVANRGFRLVNIKTTSDLGCNQFVFRRGPFRPNPTALSTARQRSPMENRVEPRSLTSEPTGSPEYVI; the protein is encoded by the coding sequence ATGAACGGCCAGCGGATTGATTTCTGGAAGAATTGGCAGCGGTTCCTTGAGACGATCAACGATAAGCGGATCGTTGAAACGGAGCGATCCTTGTTGAAGTTCCTCAAGATAGACGACCTGCGAGGCCACTCATTTCTCGATATTGGCTCAGGCAACGGATTGTTCTCACTCGCCGCACGCAATCTGGGGGCACACGTCCATTCCTTCGACGATGACCCTGAGTCCGTGGCGTGCACCAAAGCCTTGCGCGACCGGTATCGCCCGAACTGTCCAAACTGGTCGATTCAGGAAGGGTCGGTGCTGGATAAAGTGTATGTCGATACCCTCGGCATCTTCGATATCGTTTACTCCTGGGGCGTGCTACATCACACGGGCGATATGTGGCGAGCCATTCAGAACGCCATGTCTCTGGTCGGTGCTCACGGCCTGCTCTATATGGCGCTCTACAATGATCAAGGGAAGCGGTCGAACTTGTGGCGGATGGTCAAGCGCGTTCACTGCTCGGGCACCATCGGTAAAGCCCTCACGTCGAGCGTGTTCATCCCTTATTTCTTCGGCCGTGAGTTGCTGAGGTCAATTCTCCAGCGCAAGAACCTGTTCGCCATCTATGAGCGCTTGCGGGGCATGTCGATCACACACGACTGGATCGACTATCCGTTCGAAGTGGCCAAAGTGGACCAGATTTGTGAGTTCGTCGCAAATCGCGGATTCCGGCTGGTCAATATCAAGACCACTTCTGACCTGGGCTGCAATCAGTTCGTGTTTCGGCGGGGACCATTTAGGCCCAATCCAACGGCATTGAGTACCGCACGGCAAAGATCTCCAATGGAGAATAGGGTCGAGCCTAGGTCTCTCACGTCGGAACCGACGGGTAGCCCGGAATATGTAATCTGA
- a CDS encoding DUF3015 family protein produces the protein MKIITTLFLPILLLGGVSCGPTTDTLQAPFKLTGDFTSSTSGSSPIPDPSAKARQRLEQFMAHAYDGVSGDIAQGHGEYLTSLAVLAGIPMDEQTAFGMEMQNRYAVLSDPLLSRKEASTLVLNHAWSAGYGKTAKKHNPTAVSGL, from the coding sequence ATGAAAATCATTACTACGCTCTTTCTTCCAATTCTCTTGCTGGGCGGCGTCTCCTGTGGGCCAACTACTGACACCCTTCAGGCTCCCTTCAAGCTGACTGGCGACTTTACATCAAGCACCTCTGGCAGCAGCCCTATCCCCGATCCTTCTGCCAAGGCTCGCCAGCGATTGGAACAGTTCATGGCCCATGCCTATGATGGCGTGAGTGGCGATATTGCACAGGGGCATGGCGAGTATTTAACGTCTCTGGCGGTCCTCGCCGGGATTCCGATGGACGAGCAGACCGCATTTGGAATGGAAATGCAGAACCGCTATGCCGTGCTATCTGATCCCCTCTTGTCGCGCAAAGAGGCCTCGACCCTGGTTCTGAACCATGCCTGGTCGGCTGGCTATGGAAAGACTGCAAAAAAACACAACCCGACTGCGGTGAGCGGTTTATGA
- a CDS encoding trypsin-like peptidase domain-containing protein, which translates to MSIKDGEEGWRYWLPALRRQSPALIWVLVLLLPAIPVSEPLLHAEEESVRPIDDLNTILMENTFRLEGKGKSGIVTGTVFLIGNQRKDKPDLRIVLVTAAHVLADIAEDFATLHLRQKTEGNEWTRVPFTLPIKNKGEPLWIKHPKADIAVMYVRLPSAAVSAISSHLDTSLLADDDMLRRYEIHPGDTLYSLGYPLGFESNSEGFPILRSGKIASYPLIPTHKTKTFMMDFEVFGGNSGGPVYFVDHNRTYNHATHLGQTNRFIVGVLIQQVQTSQIVRELFPERTQHYPVKLAVVVHASLLKETISLLP; encoded by the coding sequence TTGAGCATCAAAGACGGAGAGGAAGGGTGGCGCTATTGGTTGCCGGCACTTCGACGACAATCTCCTGCTTTAATCTGGGTATTGGTCCTTCTCCTGCCAGCCATACCCGTGTCGGAGCCTCTGCTCCATGCCGAGGAAGAGAGTGTACGACCAATCGATGATCTCAACACGATCCTCATGGAGAACACCTTCCGACTCGAAGGGAAGGGGAAGAGTGGGATTGTTACCGGAACAGTTTTCCTCATTGGCAATCAACGAAAAGACAAGCCTGACCTCCGTATCGTGCTTGTGACCGCCGCGCATGTGTTGGCCGATATTGCAGAGGACTTCGCCACACTTCATCTCCGCCAGAAAACGGAAGGAAATGAGTGGACACGTGTCCCATTTACACTTCCGATAAAAAACAAGGGCGAACCACTTTGGATTAAACATCCGAAGGCAGATATCGCCGTCATGTATGTTCGCTTACCATCCGCCGCGGTATCCGCAATATCTAGTCACTTGGATACTTCGTTATTGGCTGATGATGACATGCTGCGTCGCTATGAAATCCATCCAGGCGATACCCTGTATTCTCTCGGTTATCCATTGGGCTTTGAGTCAAACAGCGAGGGTTTCCCTATATTGCGTAGTGGTAAAATCGCGTCCTATCCTTTGATCCCAACACACAAAACAAAAACCTTTATGATGGATTTCGAAGTCTTCGGCGGTAATAGTGGAGGACCGGTCTATTTTGTAGATCATAACCGTACGTATAACCACGCCACTCATCTCGGTCAGACCAACCGATTCATCGTAGGTGTGCTGATCCAGCAGGTTCAAACCAGCCAAATTGTCAGAGAGCTCTTCCCCGAGCGAACCCAGCACTACCCCGTGAAGCTCGCTGTCGTCGTGCATGCCAGCCTACTCAAGGAAACCATCTCGCTCCTTCCGTGA
- a CDS encoding threonine ammonia-lyase encodes MVTLQSIEAAACRIRHSIYESPLVHSKTLSRLTGNSIYLKLENLQMTGSFKERGALNRILTMTEDERRVGVIAASAGNHGQGVAFHATQHHIPAQIWMPRSTPLIKLSATRSYGAEVVLHGNGYDEACEAAVEASIERKATFIHPFDDVAVIAGQGTIGVELLTQNPALDVIVVPVGGGGLIGGVACAIKNRNARIKIIGVQTARLPSMRAALEGEEPVGLPAQSTLADGIAVRRAGTRTLPLVKQYVDDIVTVDEDDIAAAILLLLESEKTVAEGAGAIALAAVLQDKMGHRGKNIAVLVSGGNVDVNLLARIIEQGMVRDGRRLRLRVRLPDYPGALEGLASRIAKAGANIVETSYNRAHYGVRLNEAAIDITMETRGRDHTAELLAALQGSRYEFSVVE; translated from the coding sequence ATGGTCACTCTTCAGTCGATCGAGGCCGCTGCCTGTCGCATCCGACACTCGATCTATGAATCTCCGCTGGTCCACTCGAAAACGCTGTCCCGACTGACCGGCAATTCCATTTACCTCAAGCTGGAAAATCTGCAGATGACCGGGTCTTTCAAGGAGCGCGGTGCACTGAATCGCATCCTGACCATGACCGAGGACGAACGGCGAGTGGGTGTCATTGCGGCCTCAGCCGGGAATCATGGCCAAGGGGTGGCCTTCCACGCGACGCAGCACCACATCCCCGCCCAAATCTGGATGCCGCGATCAACGCCCCTCATCAAGCTCTCCGCGACTCGTTCGTACGGGGCAGAGGTCGTTCTCCACGGCAATGGTTATGACGAAGCGTGTGAGGCAGCCGTGGAAGCAAGTATCGAAAGGAAGGCGACGTTCATTCATCCCTTCGATGACGTGGCAGTCATTGCCGGACAAGGAACGATCGGCGTAGAGCTGCTGACGCAGAATCCGGCGCTGGATGTGATCGTCGTGCCGGTCGGCGGCGGTGGGTTGATCGGCGGCGTGGCCTGCGCGATCAAGAACCGAAACGCTCGGATTAAGATCATCGGTGTCCAGACAGCACGCTTGCCTTCGATGAGAGCCGCCCTTGAAGGCGAAGAGCCCGTCGGCCTTCCCGCGCAATCGACGCTGGCTGATGGAATTGCGGTGCGCAGAGCGGGCACACGCACGTTGCCGCTCGTAAAACAATATGTCGATGACATTGTAACGGTCGACGAAGACGACATTGCAGCGGCGATTCTGCTTTTATTGGAAAGTGAGAAAACCGTCGCGGAAGGTGCTGGTGCCATTGCCCTTGCCGCGGTTCTACAAGATAAAATGGGCCATCGTGGGAAAAACATCGCGGTGCTGGTGTCCGGCGGCAACGTTGATGTGAACCTATTGGCGAGAATCATTGAGCAAGGCATGGTCCGGGACGGACGACGCTTGCGTCTGCGGGTCCGTCTTCCAGACTATCCTGGCGCGTTAGAAGGCTTGGCTTCAAGGATCGCCAAGGCGGGTGCCAATATCGTGGAGACGTCGTACAACCGTGCTCACTATGGAGTCAGGTTGAACGAAGCGGCGATCGATATCACGATGGAAACTCGTGGACGCGATCATACGGCGGAACTCTTGGCTGCCCTGCAGGGCTCTCGTTACGAATTCAGTGTGGTCGAATAG
- a CDS encoding DUF1566 domain-containing protein produces the protein MHVDDRWLRGIGVLGVILGSLVAAEWHSANALEGEQSPPTDQPSFLQSWDKKLPGTARFTVLADFGGAAVRDKETGLVWEQSPETKTVNWTTARFQCTSRKIGGRMGWRLPSVHELASLVDPSVSPGPTLPAGHPFVNVQAAHYWSATSFAGKPTHAWNVGFVMGMVHDIKVTDSHNVWCVRGENNANAY, from the coding sequence ATGCACGTCGACGACAGATGGTTAAGGGGTATCGGTGTGCTAGGGGTGATACTCGGAAGTTTGGTTGCCGCAGAGTGGCATTCTGCCAATGCGCTCGAAGGGGAACAAAGCCCGCCGACAGATCAACCGAGTTTCTTACAAAGCTGGGATAAGAAGTTACCCGGCACCGCGCGGTTTACCGTCTTGGCTGATTTTGGTGGGGCAGCGGTGCGGGATAAGGAAACAGGGTTGGTCTGGGAACAATCCCCGGAGACGAAGACCGTGAATTGGACAACCGCACGATTTCAGTGTACGAGCCGCAAAATTGGGGGGCGCATGGGCTGGAGACTGCCATCGGTGCACGAATTGGCAAGCTTGGTAGATCCTTCCGTCTCACCGGGCCCCACGCTACCGGCAGGCCATCCCTTCGTGAACGTGCAGGCTGCCCACTATTGGTCGGCGACGTCGTTTGCCGGTAAACCGACCCACGCGTGGAACGTGGGATTCGTCATGGGGATGGTGCACGACATAAAAGTCACGGACAGTCACAACGTCTGGTGTGTGCGCGGTGAGAACAATGCGAATGCGTACTAA
- a CDS encoding DedA family protein, translated as MDALLDWIPESGYPALFILLMLGLVGLPIPDETLLAFSGYLIFTNQLAPMPTMAAAFLGSICGITISYLIGRVLGLYVVRTVGHRLGIGPDDLDKVSAWYVRWGKYALFFGYFVPGVRHLVALVAGSSNLPLAVFMLFAYTGALIRSVTFLGLGYGLGETWAHASATVQQSLEVAGGMALVVLIGLLVLWMRKSP; from the coding sequence ATGGATGCGTTATTAGATTGGATCCCAGAATCTGGCTATCCTGCTCTCTTCATCTTGCTCATGCTTGGCCTCGTGGGATTGCCAATTCCAGATGAAACCTTGCTCGCCTTTTCTGGATACCTCATTTTCACAAATCAGCTCGCGCCGATGCCAACGATGGCCGCCGCGTTTCTCGGAAGCATCTGCGGAATTACCATCAGTTACCTCATTGGTCGTGTTCTGGGGTTGTATGTCGTCCGTACCGTAGGCCATAGATTGGGAATTGGGCCTGACGATTTGGACAAAGTCAGCGCCTGGTACGTGCGATGGGGGAAGTATGCCCTCTTCTTCGGCTACTTCGTGCCGGGCGTTCGACATCTCGTGGCCCTCGTGGCAGGATCATCGAATTTGCCGTTGGCGGTCTTTATGCTCTTCGCCTATACGGGAGCACTCATACGGTCCGTGACGTTTCTAGGGTTGGGCTATGGGTTAGGGGAAACATGGGCGCATGCGTCCGCCACAGTTCAGCAAAGTCTTGAGGTTGCTGGTGGTATGGCACTTGTGGTTCTCATCGGACTCCTCGTCCTTTGGATGAGAAAATCTCCATGA